The Paenibacillus uliginis N3/975 genome has a window encoding:
- a CDS encoding AAA family ATPase gives MQKLVFFVGVAGTGKTTVAKKLAVRIPAAFLDRDTVGGRFVEKFLEANGLDPNDRDSAFYKENLRDLEYDTTKDICIENLNAGQNVFMISPFTAELKNRVWIEEVISAAGLTKNEVDVKVIVVALQDMELQKERIIDRQTERDQWKLEHWDDFKKRVDFVPDVNWDIPKTSIKVFDNSGALTDEKIEELYQFLMND, from the coding sequence ATGCAAAAGCTAGTGTTTTTTGTTGGTGTGGCCGGAACAGGTAAAACAACCGTAGCCAAAAAGCTTGCGGTTCGTATTCCTGCGGCATTTCTGGATCGTGATACCGTAGGCGGACGTTTCGTTGAAAAGTTTCTGGAGGCTAACGGTCTGGACCCGAATGACCGGGATTCCGCATTTTACAAAGAAAATCTGCGTGATTTGGAGTATGACACGACGAAGGATATTTGTATCGAGAACCTGAATGCGGGTCAGAACGTATTTATGATCTCTCCGTTTACGGCAGAACTAAAAAACCGGGTATGGATTGAAGAGGTTATCTCGGCAGCAGGTCTGACCAAGAACGAGGTCGATGTGAAGGTAATTGTTGTTGCACTTCAGGACATGGAGCTACAAAAGGAGCGCATTATCGACAGACAAACCGAGCGTGACCAGTGGAAGCTGGAGCATTGGGATGATTTCAAGAAGCGTGTCGACTTCGTTCCGGATGTGAACTGGGATATTCCGAAAACATCCATCAAGGTGTTCGATAATAGTGGAGCTTTGACCGATGAGAAGATCGAGGAATTATACCAATTCCTAATGAATGATTAG
- a CDS encoding AAA family ATPase, producing MLRDRIPSFEKYPFNLPAVSTLDQLDFHPKVTYIVGENGMGKSTLLEAIAAALGFNPEGGTMNFSFATEETHSELYQYIRAVRGVRKPRDGFFFRAESYYNVASEIDSLERECPGLYQSYGGKSLHQQSHGESFFATFLHRFSGNGLYIMDEPEAALSPFRQMALLTRIHDLVQENSQFIISTHSPILMAYPDARILKLNEGGIEECSLEETDHFIIMKEFINNREIMLRELLADE from the coding sequence TTGCTGAGAGATCGAATCCCCTCTTTTGAGAAGTATCCGTTTAACCTGCCGGCGGTATCGACGCTCGATCAACTGGATTTTCACCCGAAGGTAACCTATATTGTCGGGGAGAATGGCATGGGAAAATCTACGCTGCTGGAGGCCATTGCGGCTGCTCTTGGCTTTAATCCGGAGGGTGGAACGATGAATTTCTCATTCGCCACGGAAGAGACACATTCGGAGTTGTACCAATATATTCGGGCGGTACGGGGTGTGAGAAAGCCGAGGGACGGATTCTTTTTCCGTGCGGAAAGCTATTATAATGTTGCCTCCGAGATTGATTCACTGGAACGGGAATGCCCAGGTCTGTATCAATCCTATGGCGGGAAGTCACTGCACCAGCAGTCCCATGGCGAGTCTTTTTTTGCAACCTTTTTACACCGGTTCAGTGGGAATGGGCTGTATATTATGGATGAGCCTGAAGCGGCGCTGTCTCCATTCCGTCAAATGGCGCTGCTGACACGCATTCATGATCTCGTACAAGAAAACTCACAGTTCATTATCTCTACCCATTCACCTATTCTTATGGCATATCCAGACGCGCGGATATTGAAGCTGAACGAGGGCGGCATTGAAGAGTGCAGTCTGGAGGAGACGGACCACTTTATTATTATGAAAGAGTTTATTAACAATCGCGAAATTATGCTGCGGGAACTGCTTGCTGATGAGTAA
- the ssuE gene encoding NADPH-dependent FMN reductase, with protein MAKAVIINGSPTAGSRLNAIMDFAEQSLAAADFEVTRIDVAQLPPEDLIHTKFGSEHIVKANGLVAEADVVIIASPVYKASYTGVLKTFLDLIPEKGLAGKIILPLFIGGSLAHLLAIDYSLKPVLSSIGARHILGGVYAVNAQVDRKEDGGFDIAEELQERLDSAVEELIEETRLRMQRN; from the coding sequence ATGGCTAAAGCTGTCATTATTAACGGCAGTCCTACAGCAGGCTCCCGTCTGAATGCCATTATGGATTTTGCGGAGCAGAGTCTGGCTGCTGCTGATTTTGAAGTAACACGGATTGATGTGGCACAATTGCCACCAGAGGATTTAATTCATACCAAGTTTGGAAGCGAGCATATCGTCAAGGCTAACGGACTTGTAGCCGAAGCTGATGTGGTCATTATCGCGAGCCCGGTTTACAAGGCTTCGTATACAGGCGTGCTCAAGACGTTCCTGGATTTGATTCCGGAAAAAGGTTTGGCAGGCAAAATCATTTTGCCGCTGTTCATTGGAGGGAGTCTTGCTCATCTGCTGGCTATCGACTATTCATTAAAGCCGGTGTTATCCTCGATTGGTGCCCGTCATATTTTGGGGGGCGTGTATGCTGTCAATGCTCAAGTGGATCGCAAGGAAGATGGCGGGTTCGATATTGCTGAGGAGCTTCAGGAGCGTCTGGATTCCGCTGTTGAAGAATTGATAGAGGAAACGCGCCTGAGAATGCAGCGCAATTAA